A single Pseudomonas sp. MM223 DNA region contains:
- the msrC gene encoding Free methionine-R-sulfoxide reductase (*Name msrC) translates to MIDLNASGAGLDGYNLLAAQVQALFADERDFIANAAQFSAFLYNQVDDLNWAGFYLNRNEELVLGPFQGQVACVRIPFSKGVCGAAAATRQTQRVEDVHAFPGHIACDSASNSELVIPLVKEGRLIGVLDLDSPKVGRFSEADQVGLERLAAIFLELTDC, encoded by the coding sequence ATGATCGACCTTAATGCCAGTGGCGCCGGCCTCGACGGCTACAACCTGCTGGCGGCGCAAGTGCAGGCGTTGTTTGCCGACGAGCGTGATTTCATCGCCAATGCCGCGCAGTTTTCGGCGTTTCTGTACAACCAGGTGGACGACCTGAACTGGGCGGGGTTTTACCTCAACCGCAACGAAGAACTGGTGCTGGGCCCGTTCCAGGGCCAGGTGGCGTGTGTGCGCATTCCGTTCAGCAAGGGCGTTTGCGGTGCCGCGGCGGCAACGCGGCAGACCCAGCGGGTGGAGGATGTGCATGCGTTCCCGGGGCACATTGCCTGTGACAGCGCGTCCAACAGCGAGTTGGTGATCCCGTTGGTAAAGGAAGGCAGGCTAATTGGTGTGCTGGACCTGGATAGCCCGAAGGTTGGGCGGTTCAGCGAGGCGGACCAGGTGGGGCTGGAGCGGTTGGCGGCGATCTTTCTTGAGCTGACTGACTGCTGA
- the fadE gene encoding Acyl-coenzyme A dehydrogenase (*Name fadE), producing the protein MLLLWLVVLVIGAAYLTHRRLAPLQILGIMAAYVLLMGIFSSAPGWLLALIWVVLALKIALVALPDWRRKVLTGPVFSWFQRTLPPMSQTEREAIDAGTVWWDGELFSGRPDWRTLLAYPAPKLTEEEQAFIDGPTEELCAMVSDWQIGQDLDLPPEAWDHIKQHGFFALIIPKEYGGKGFSAYAHSQVAMKLATRSGDLASTVMVPNSLGPAELLLHYGTDEQRNHYLPRLARGDEIPCFALTGPLAGSDAGAMPDTGIICKGQWNGEEVLGLRLNWEKRYITLGPVATLLGLAFKAHDPDHLLGDQEELGISLALIPTDTPGVEIGKRHLPLGAAFMNGPNSGKDVFVPLDFLIGGQAMLGKGWMMLMNCLSVGRSISLPAVGTGAAKYTSLVTGQYANIREQFNVPLAAFEGIQESLARIGGNAWLMDSARLLTAKAVDLGEKPSVLSAILKYHLTERGRECIQHAMDVHGGKGIIMGPNNYLGRNWQGAPIFITVEGANILSRNLMIFGQGAIRCHPFVLREMALAGREDRAQALKEFDDLLMKHIMFAAGNAASTLVFNLGLGRFEPTPGDALSQGYFRALNRQAAAFALLADLSMMLLGGALKRRERLSARLGDVLSYLYLSSAALKRYHDLGSPEHMQPLLRWAMEESLGQAEKALDKLLDNFPNRFVGCALRVLVFPFGRRHTGPSDELDAEVAALIGRSKGDPALEELLAGCFRPQAVGDPVAALQRACDLLDEAAPLHKVLHQAIKEGKVQPTPGQPAIDAAVESGVLQADEGQRLHAAEQARRAVIDVDAFDKAQLLPEQGKVR; encoded by the coding sequence ATGTTGCTGTTGTGGTTGGTAGTGCTGGTAATCGGCGCAGCGTACCTCACGCACCGGCGCCTGGCGCCCTTGCAAATTCTAGGCATCATGGCGGCCTATGTGCTGCTGATGGGTATCTTCAGCAGTGCGCCCGGCTGGCTGCTGGCGCTGATCTGGGTTGTACTGGCCCTCAAGATCGCCTTGGTAGCGCTGCCTGACTGGCGGCGCAAAGTGCTCACCGGCCCGGTATTCAGCTGGTTCCAGCGCACCCTGCCGCCCATGTCGCAAACCGAGCGCGAGGCAATCGACGCCGGCACGGTGTGGTGGGACGGCGAACTGTTCAGCGGCCGCCCCGACTGGCGGACCTTGCTGGCCTACCCGGCACCGAAGCTGACCGAAGAAGAACAGGCTTTCATCGACGGCCCCACTGAAGAACTGTGCGCCATGGTCAGCGACTGGCAAATCGGCCAGGACCTGGACCTGCCGCCCGAAGCATGGGATCACATCAAGCAGCATGGCTTCTTCGCGCTGATCATCCCCAAGGAATACGGCGGCAAAGGCTTTTCCGCCTACGCCCACTCACAGGTGGCGATGAAGCTGGCCACACGCAGCGGCGACCTGGCCTCCACCGTAATGGTGCCCAACTCGCTCGGCCCGGCCGAACTGCTGCTGCACTATGGCACCGATGAACAACGCAACCACTACCTGCCACGGCTGGCTCGCGGCGACGAAATCCCCTGCTTCGCCCTGACCGGCCCGCTGGCCGGCTCCGATGCAGGCGCCATGCCCGACACCGGCATCATCTGCAAGGGCCAGTGGAACGGCGAAGAAGTGCTGGGCCTGCGTCTGAACTGGGAAAAGCGCTACATCACCCTGGGCCCGGTCGCCACCCTGCTGGGCCTGGCCTTCAAGGCCCACGACCCGGACCACCTGCTGGGCGATCAGGAAGAACTGGGCATCAGCCTAGCGCTCATCCCCACCGATACGCCCGGTGTCGAGATCGGCAAACGCCACCTGCCGCTGGGCGCCGCCTTCATGAACGGCCCCAACAGCGGCAAGGACGTGTTCGTGCCGCTGGACTTCCTCATCGGCGGCCAAGCCATGCTCGGCAAAGGCTGGATGATGCTGATGAACTGCCTGTCGGTGGGCCGTTCGATCTCCCTGCCGGCGGTCGGCACCGGCGCCGCCAAATACACCAGCCTGGTCACCGGCCAGTACGCAAACATACGCGAGCAGTTCAACGTACCGCTGGCGGCCTTTGAAGGTATCCAGGAGTCGCTGGCACGCATCGGCGGCAATGCCTGGCTGATGGACAGCGCCCGCCTGCTGACCGCCAAGGCCGTGGACCTTGGCGAAAAACCCTCAGTGCTGTCGGCAATTCTCAAGTACCACCTGACCGAGCGGGGCCGCGAATGCATCCAGCACGCCATGGATGTGCACGGCGGCAAGGGCATCATCATGGGCCCCAACAATTATCTGGGGCGCAACTGGCAAGGGGCACCGATCTTCATCACGGTCGAAGGCGCCAACATCCTTTCGCGCAACTTGATGATCTTCGGCCAAGGTGCCATTCGCTGCCACCCGTTCGTGCTCAGGGAAATGGCCCTGGCTGGGCGTGAAGACCGGGCGCAAGCCCTGAAGGAATTCGACGACCTGCTGATGAAACACATCATGTTCGCCGCCGGCAACGCGGCCAGCACGCTGGTCTTCAACCTGGGGCTCGGGCGCTTCGAGCCAACCCCCGGTGATGCCCTTAGCCAAGGTTACTTCCGCGCACTTAATCGCCAGGCTGCCGCCTTCGCCCTGCTGGCCGACCTGTCGATGATGTTGCTGGGCGGTGCGCTCAAGCGCCGCGAACGTCTAAGCGCACGCCTGGGCGATGTGCTCAGCTACCTTTACCTGTCCAGTGCCGCACTCAAGCGCTATCACGACCTGGGCTCCCCCGAGCACATGCAGCCACTGCTGCGCTGGGCCATGGAAGAAAGCCTGGGCCAGGCGGAAAAGGCGCTGGACAAGCTGCTCGACAACTTCCCCAACCGCTTCGTCGGCTGTGCATTGCGTGTGCTTGTGTTCCCCTTCGGCCGCCGTCACACCGGGCCGAGCGATGAACTGGATGCCGAGGTGGCGGCGCTGATCGGCCGCAGCAAGGGCGACCCGGCTCTCGAAGAATTGCTTGCCGGATGCTTCAGGCCACAAGCCGTAGGCGATCCGGTGGCAGCACTGCAACGGGCCTGTGATCTCTTGGACGAGGCTGCGCCACTGCACAAAGTGCTGCATCAGGCGATAAAGGAGGGCAAGGTACAGCCAACACCCGGGCAGCCAGCCATCGATGCAGCCGTCGAGAGCGGTGTACTACAAGCTGACGAGGGGCAACGGTTACATGCAGCGGAACAGGCACGACGGGCCGTGATCGATGTGGATGCATTCGACAAGGCGCAGTTGCTGCCTGAGCAAGGCAAGGTGCGATGA